Genomic segment of Pochonia chlamydosporia 170 chromosome 1, whole genome shotgun sequence:
TCCACACGCGCGACTTTCAGCTCACCGAGGAACTGGACTACTTTGCCGCGGGAGCCAATGTCCTCTACGGGATGTACTACACGCCCATTCGCATCTTTCGAATCGATCGACCTTCGCCGAGGAGACGGTCGGTTCTCCGCGCGTGGACGTTGCTGTGTGTGCTGCTGTACGTCTGCCATGTCGCGTACTTGAAGGGTGTGCGGTGGGACTACACGTACAACATGGCTGCCAACATCGCCGCTGGAATCGTGCAGAATATCCTGTGGAGCTGGTTCAGTATCACTAGCTTCAAGAAGTCGGGCAGTCTGTGGTCCATTGTgcctggtgttgttgtcgcTTGGGTCATGTTTGCTATGAGCATGGAGCTGTTTGATTTCCCGCCCTGGCTGGGGTGCATTGATGCTCATAGCCTGTGGCATCTGCTGACAATTGGGCCCACCATTTTATGGTACAAGTGAGTTTTTGTGTCTTTCGATGGCTAGGACGAAGGCTAATGGTTGATAGTTTCTTGCTCAAGGATGCGCAGGCTGATATCGCGGGTGCTGAACGATACAAGGCGTAATTGGCCGTGGGCTAGACATTCACACGGAATAGAGGTTTGGCTGTAGTCACGTTAGGATACCCAGTACAAAAATTAATACTAGACATCACACATCAAGATTAATTAGCCCAACGTATATCATTGTGGATACTAATAGCACATTTTGCTCCGGACCGGTTCCGTTCACGCCGCATAGGCAGCGAAGCATCAAGAGAATCACCAAAACTCCAGTCTGTAACTCGATAACAAATATGAACAGTCCGCACCCAGTGTCAATACTAGCCGTCCAAATAACAAAACACTCAGTCCGCATCTAAAAACCCCCTCTAGAAATCGTCGCCTCGTTGTAGAAAAATAAGAGAAGGGGTATCATGTGCACCACTGGCGAAAATGCAGCCGGTGTCAGTCTTCATTTTCATTCATTCACGTTCATTTTTAATAGCATTTGTGCATCAGTCTATTCGCTTCTGGTGTTCGTTCAATATCTGCACATGGAAGACGATAGTTGCAAAGACATTCAGGTGCTAAGCAAATCCCGAACTGACAAGCCGCGAGCGTTGAGGCCGGCGTTGGTGCCGCGTCGATCATTATTCAGCATCAACAGCGCCGCCGTGGCTTCCTGGTCAAGGTCGGACTGCGGGTTCAGCGCCGGGCTTGTCAATGTCGATCCGGACGCACTGCTTTGTGCATAGGCGCCGTGCGGTTGGGGTCCAAACGCCGGGGATGCTCCAGCCGACGTGCTGAAGCTGTAGTGTCGCTGGTCCGTGGATACGGACGAGTACGACTGCTGccggtgacggtgacgggCACCATCCGCCTGTAGGCCCGGCGAGATGGACGGGTGTGCGTGATCTGGCTGTGCGGTGAAGAGAGGCGACGCCGTGTCAGAATCGGACATGTCCACATCGCCGGATGGGTCTGCGTGAAATGTGGGATGAAAATCGCGGATGGAGGGCAGCGAGTTGTGCGCAGCCTCTTCCCGGCTCTTTTCTCCGTGCTGCGCCTTTAGTTTGGCAACACAGTCTTCAAGATATCGCACATAGTCAATCGATGCCTGCGGGGGGGGTAGTGTCAGAAGACGAAGCGAaagagcaacattgaaagcatcTGCACCGGGTTGTTACGCCGCCGTGTGGAGCCCGTGGCTCCCGTGTAAGTCGGGGGAAGTCAAATTTATCAAGTTTACTCACCTGGAGAATGGCAAGCTTGTGCATTTCGCCCGTGCATGCAGGAATCATACTCTTGAGAACGGCAAACTCTTCATTCATCttgcttcgtcgtcgcctcTCAATCAAGCTGTGGGCGGTCTTTCTGGCAATCTTGCGCCCGGCAGCGCTCGTGGCACTTGgttgcttcttctttccctgGGCTCCACCACCAATGGCATCGGCAGAGGCTTGATTGTTCTTGTTAGCTGCCGTCTTTGCCGTTCCGGCTGCCCCCTTGCCTCCGGCCCTGCCAGagtccttgtccttggcgGATGAAGCCTCAGCGGCCGATTCTTCTTGTGCTCGAGGCTTCATTTGGATAATCTTTCGCGACCTGGtgggaggagggggaagTGCAAATGAAGAATTGTCCTTGGTAtccttggcggcagcagaTGACCGACGTCGTGATTTGACTGTCTCAGCCGCCTGCAACGGATAAACGGCTCGaggcgatgatgaagttAGTGTGGCTGGATACGACGCTGTCCGAGCAGAAGAGGCGTGCTTGGTATCGATAGGTGAGATGCGCGACGCATCATGGATGGCAGGCGGTGGTAGTTCAAAGGAGAGATGAATGGAAGAGAGATTCTGCACGCCGTCCTGGCCCTTAATATCTGTGGAAGAGCCAGGGGTTGGCGGAAGGGCTGGTCGAGGCATTGGCGGAGTCGGAGTCGCGTGCGCCTTTTCCAGGTAATTACTAGAGTCAAGCAAGTATTGGACTGATGATGTGGCCTGTTGAGGCTCCAACCTAAATTCGATGCCGGCCACCCGTCACTTTGGGActgggtacggagtagatcGAGGGGGCACACGCAAGTCGGACAACTACCGAGAATGCTGCGCAAtcgtctggtgtgtctggtCGTTTTGTCTTTCTCGCCGAAggagtcaactggtcagACTCGGATTGTGGGTGTGTGCCAACGTCGTCCGTGAGATGCAGGGCCCGTGTAAAACCACCTTTCCGATATACGTATTGTAACCCGGTGGATGTTGGCCAGTGTCGTTTTTGGTATGTTTGATAAAATGTCACAAGTGCCCGACAGATCGCAGTCTTTGGACCTTGGTGCTTCTCCTTAATCGTACAGCTCTCTGTAATTGTCGACTTTTCAGAAATGAATCAAGATTTGACTCGACGATGGTGGCCGAGTGATGGGTAGCAAAACCAAGAAAGAGTCAAGTAATAACAATCGTGTAAGTGGTGACTCGATTAGAGGTGGTTACGCGGACCGTATTCGTAAACGACCGCGACCACGACCCAACGAAACGATTGAAAATGACACAAAGCGTGTCACGATTTCGAAACAAGAATGTGAGAAACGACGACGAGATgaggggagaagaaggaggtttAAGGATGAGGGAAGATGGACTCTGTGCAAGGACgagaaaaggaaggggaagaaggcaatccaatccaacagTCTAACCTGGTAAACACATGCACGCACGCAAGTATAAACGCACGACCGCCTCAAATACCACTAAGTTACATCCTCTGGTCCCTTCCTGGAAAGGGCACTTGTATTGAGCGAACTGGGTGAGTGGCCAAGAGCCATAAACTCCTCCCCATCCTTTCTGCTGATACCCGGGATGGATCAGACCCGCCACCCCGTGGGCAGGGCCGGACGACGAGCGGGCTGGAGAAAATCGCAACTAAAAACCAAATGCTTGCCTCTGGACCACTTTCCACGATGAGAAAGCCCCTCAAAATGTTCGTAGACGTCCCACGAGGCCAGGCAGCGGCAGGCCACGGGGGAGCATCCAAGACGGCCATTGACCAAGCATCATCGAGAAACTGGTCGCGTGCTCTCCGAGCTTGTAAATGAGCACTGACGAATCAGAGTGGCGCATTGCGCCATGTGTCCTCCAAAAGCATCGGGATGGGCGAGGCCTTGATCAACGAGCTTGTCAGGGTCCTAGCACGGGTGCAGATTGTCGCACAGCGTCGTCAACTCAATTTTTTCCCAGTTGGGTCAAGGCCGTCTTGGATATCGTAAAACTCCACATGCTGAATGTCGTCCATTGGCCCAGTGAAGCACCTGGGCGCCATTCGCAAGACGCTACAGCCCACGTCGTGCCACGGCAAATAGCCATGTCGAGGTTGAAAGGCGTCTTGGGCGTCTTGGCTCCGTGCATGTCGTGTGAGGTCCTGTTCAGCGAGCACGTGCTCATTCAAAGACGCTGGGAACGACCTGAATTATGGTCGTTTTGGATCAGATGAAAACGACCAGACTTCAAGGCGTTCACCATGTCTTGTTGCATGTGAGGGAAACCCGACCAAGAGCGAGGGCATCTGTACCGTGCAGCTGAGACCTCATTTTGCATGATTTGAACCACTGAAGCCATGCTGACTGGTGGCTCGTGCTGTAAGCTTTGTGGTCCATGCATCTCATTGTCAATTGCCAAGATTGTGTTGCACAGCATCTTGTTGGAGGGTCATCAAGTGTCTCCAGTTCCCACTGCCAAGGCTCTGCTACGCTTGAGGATCCCGTCAGCAATGCAGGAATGGATCATGATGGGCCGACTTTATCTTGTCATTTGCTCTGAGTACTGCAGGCTTCGTGCTCCACCGTTCAGACATGGAGTTTAACCACGAAGCTCGCGATCCGAGACCCCTGCTTCGGTGTCGTAGCTTATCATGACTCGGCATTTGTGGCGTTGTGTCCAAGACGTGCATTCTGAGAGCCAACTGCAAGCCGAGTTGTTGGCTGGGGACGTCTGTTGGACAGTCCTTACTTATTGTACTGTACGGAGTCCCGTCAGCTTTACTGTCTCGTCTGATGGGTTACATTCTGTCGCTTGTGTAACTTAGGGTCTTCTGTAAACGGAACGGGTTCAATTTGCTGATGTCTTCCACGAAGACGGCtggaagaagcagatgaaCCGCCAAGGCGTATTATAGTATGGCTTGCAGGCAAAGAGCAGTACGCAGTCcacaatcatcatggcaagctcgaaattAACAATGCTGGAGAGTAGACGTTGGATAAGTTGAGCGGTCGAGCTCCCGGGTAGCCCCTGGAATCGCCACCTCCGGTCAGGGAAAGTGCCGACATTGACCAACTTCCCAATCGGATGCTTGGGGCGGCAATAGAACGGGAAGGAACCACAGTCTGGAACTCGGGACGATTGAATGAAGGCTGACCCATGATCATTTACGTTTGCAGTCTTATGTCGTGTAACTACATTTGACCGTTGCCATGATTTGGGGGCAGTCAACTTGGAATAGGGCTGAAGAGTCCAAGCGCCACTCGGTCTGAGTTTACACTGAGTTTACAATCGTCAATTGTCATCACCAATATCCTTTCATTGACTCCTGAGGGAGACTTGACATATTCAAATTGTCCAATAAATTAATTCATCTTCATTACATCATCAAGCGTCCACCTACATCCTAATTTCGACGCTTGGGAGCCCTATATCTGAATTGTACATTCCATTTGGACGGCGCAGCCACCCATTTTCCACCCTATGACCATTCATTTGACCTCGATTGTCTCCAATTTCACCTCAAATCAACCGCATTACGCCTCATTGCTGGGATAGGGAACCTTTGTGGTTGCGTTAAACTCTTCCTTGAGAGCGCGAATGTTGACAAATCGGGTGAGCAAGTTGGAGCTGCCGGCCTTGTCGTCGGTACCGGATGCGCGGGCACCACCAAAGGCCTGCTGGCCAACAACGGCACCAGTGCTCTTGCAGTTGATGTAAAAGTTGCCGGCGGCGTTGCGCAGCTTGTCCTCGGCGAAGCGGATGGCCTCGCGGTCGCTTGCAAAGACAGCACCCGTAAGACCGTACTCGGAGGTCGAGTCGACAAGCTCACAGGCCTTGCCAAAGGCGTCGGGAGCGGCATCGTCATACACGTAGGTGGTCAGGATGGGGCCAAAGAACTCGGTAGACAGGAACTTGTGCGCAGGGTTGGTGGTCTGGAAAACGGTTGGGTGGACAAAGTAGCCCTTGGACGAGTCATACTTGCCGCCGGCGACGAGTTGGATCTCCTTGTCGGTCTTGGCCTCgtcaatggcaccagacagcttcttGAAGGAAGCCGCGTGGATGACAGGGCCGCAAAAGTTGGTGTGGTTCCAGGGCTCGCCAACGTTGAGCTTGTCAACCTCGGCGGCGAGCTTCTGCTTGAACTCGGGCCAGATGGACTTGGGGACGTAGAGGCGAGACGTGGCGCTGCACTTTTGGCCCTGGAACTCAAAGGCACCGCGGATGGTGTGCATGAcggcattgtcaatgtcggcCGAAGGGTGAATCAAGTGGAAGTTCTTGCCGCCCGTCTCGCCAACAATTCGGGGGTACGATCGGTAGCGGCCCTCGGCAACGCCCTGACCAATGGCGCCGTACAGCTGGCGGAAGACGGCTGTGCTGCCAGTGTAGTGAAGACCGGTGAACTCCTTGTGGGCAAGGACCGTCTTGGTAATCTCGACCGGGTTACCGGGGACGAACTGGATGACGTCCTTGGGCAGGCCAGCCTCGAGGAGGATCTGGTAGACCAGCCAGTtggaggcaatggcaaagtcacTGGGCTTCCAGACGACGACGTTGCCCATCAAGGCCGGGGCACCGGGCAGGTTGCCTGCAATAGCTGTAAAGTTGAAGGGGCTCACGGCGTAGACGAAACCCTCGAGAGGACGGTACTCGAGGCGGTTCCACAGGCCGGGAGAGTTGTGCTCCGGTTGCTGAGTGAGGAGCTCCTGGGCATAGTGGACGTTGAAGCGGAAAAAGTCTGCCAGCTCGGCGGCAGCGTCAATCTCGGCCTGCCACGCATTCTTGCCCTGGCCGAGCACGGTGGCGGCCATGATCTCATAGCGATacttgttggcaatgaggtCGGCGGCCTTGAGGAAGACGGCGGCACGGTCGGAGAAGGGGAGAGCCTCCCACGCGGGCTTGGCAGCCAGAGCAGCTtcaatggccttgttgacgTCGGCCGTCGTGGCAGTGTGATAGTTGGCGACCTTGCTGGCGTGGTCGGACGGGTTGAGCTGGTGGGAGACGGCAGAAGTCTTGATCTGAAGCCAGACGATTAGCATTGGGGTCATTCAACACGACATAAATTCAGAATTAATTGAAGCGTACCTCTTTGCCACCAACAACGACGGGAACCTCAATGGGGACCTTTTTCTGGAAGCTCTCAATCGCCGCAGTCAAGCCCTGGCGCTGAGCACTGCCTTTGGCGTAGTGATGCTAAAACGAACATTAGTGTCAACTCACCagcatccatcatccatcatcaacggTATCAAGGCAAAACTCACATTTGGCTCGTTGGCCACCTTGGGTGTCTTGAAGGTGGCGAGAGTGCCCATACTCATCCGTTGGGACGTCTTGCTCACCGAGCGGAGGCTCTGAGCTCCAGCCCTGCCAAAAACAGCCGACTTCATGATGCTTCGTTGTGCGTGTAAACAACCTTGCCTAGTCGAAATGATGCGGTAACAAAAAACACCAACGATGAAGGATGATGAGTGTTGGCGAAAACCTCAGAATGTCCAGGGAACAGAGGAAGAGGCCAGCTTGGACCACCAGAAGTTCTGATCTGCCACTTTTTGTTTCAACCGGTACGTAATTCGGAGTCTCCAGCTTCACCTCGCAGACCAATAGCAGGACTCGGCTTATTGCGGTTTAACATGCGACTTGTGCACTGGAGAGGGGCCTTTGTGGAGCCCTTAcccatggcgatggctggCATCAGTGCCGTTTAGGCACCTGGGGGCGTTTCCTACAGGGCCAAAAACCTCCTGGAGCTCCATTGTCGCACCCCGGCACCAGATCTGTTCCCCCAGATAGCCGCCTGAGCTAATCCACTGCACGAGTCGATTGGACAATCGCGAGCTCGAGTCCCGACTTCGGACGTCGTTGGCTGGTGAGTTCGATGTTCCGTACAGAGCCGCCACTCCACTCAACCCCGGATGACCATCAACTGAACAAGCTAGAAACAACTTGGGGACAGTCTGCTGTGTTAAATTTTCCAAGCCTCATCACGACAATAGGAACCACAATAGATTTTCGAGTAATGCACAGTACTGTACCAAAATTTCGCCACTTGTAACTCAATATGTGCCGTACAACAGGCATTCCGGGTGTCGGAGCCCCTTGGTGAGGATGCAGGTCGGCGGGACAACCAGTTCGTGTGACCTGACTCTGGGGTTGAATTGATGGGGTAATAGTTGATGGAAACGGGTGTAGTTTGGACAGGGCTCGTGCGACTTTACATAATGCCATTCACGCATCGTCCCAGTACTGTGATACACAGCCATGGAGGCTTGCATTCCGTTTCATATACAGTACAGTAAAGTCTCTTCAAGATGGTCAGATCCAGGATTCACTGACTTCACTCTGACGTTTGCTGCACAGCCATCCAAATCTTCCCAACAATTCATCAAGCCTGAAGGCAACCATACAAATGAAATTTCTCAGTAAATAACCATTATCCAGCTATTATGTCATTATCGACCCAATCGGCTTCTCATATATCCACTTCATTCCTCAGCTCGCATGGTATCTTTCCGCCATATTCCAACCATATCCAAACTATGGCACGTCGGCCACTCAGCGATGCAATTCCATGACCGGCGTCGGGCGCCGATCAGTCGCCACTCTATTGTGATGTCGCAACCTCAGAATTCGCCTGTGTTGACCGTCCAGTGACAGGCCTTGAGCCTGGTGTCGCGGGTTTTTCATACTGCAGCAAGGGAACAGTCAATCCGTACGCCTCCGTTTCACCCTCGGCGCTGTGTTGGTCAATCTCGACGTTGATGCGAATATCTAGACTGCCATCGTTGCCTCGACCATGTCCATCAGACGCCGACTTGTGCTTGGTTCCGGCATGAACCTCGCCACGATGCATCTCCGAGTGGCCATCCCTGCCAATGAATGATGTTGTCGCCTCGTGGGCTAACCCATCTACTGACGCTTCGCCGTTCGTGCTCGTTGCAGCATTGTTGGGCGAGTTTTCGGTCAGCATGGCGAAATTTCGGCTGGGCATGGTGCAGTGGTTGTGGTCAGCCGTCTTGGTCGATTCGCCAGGGTCCTTGTTGAAAAAGTCCAGGAGGGTCTCGTCCGTCTGTCCGTTGAGATGATGAATCTTGTTTCGTCGAGCGAGGAGGTTGGCAACCGCCTGTGGAGGAGGCTTATTCACAATGGCTGATGAGACGACATTGGCCATGTAGCGATTGTCCTTTTCGACcggcagcttgagcttggggtTGGAGTAGAAACGTCCTAGAGCCGCCAGGTGCACGTCGCCGCCGAGAATCGTGATTCTGACGGAGAATTCCGCGGCAATCTTTTGTAGGCCCTCGACGAGGTTTCGGCGCTCGGTTTTGTGCGTCTTTGCGGTGTAGTGGTCGTCCAAGTCGTCAAGAAGATCGACACTGCCGTCAAACTGGTTGAAAAGACCGCCACCGACACCAAACCGACGATGAAGGAACTTGATGGGCCCAATGATGGGGCTTCGAAGAATGttttccagccatgtcagaCGCTAATTCATAAGTCAGTGGTGGTCTTGAGCAACATGTGGAACAACATACCGGATACGCAATGGGAATACCGAGCAGTAAAATCAAATGCTTGATGGGACGCCCAGAACTGACAGCGTCGGCCAATTCCTTTCGAAGCCTCTCGAAAATGAGTTTGTACGTCTCCGGATAGTTAACTTGGTGGCGTGTACGCTACGCAGCGGGCGTTAGCAATTAAACGAACATGTCGACTCCTTCTCACTCACTTCAGTTCGAGCATCAATtcccaacatggccatgcgGGCTCCAAGCCGAGTAAACATGTTGAGCGAATGCTCAGCCACATACGGCCCAGGCTTCAAGCCGCGAATGTATTGATGTCCCAGCGTTGGCTCCGCGACAAAGGTATTGATCAATTGGTTGGGATCCGGACCTGGACTATCTCCATTGGCATCGACATGGTCAGAGGTGTACGTcgacggcggtggtggcagatggtgttgaaagaGCAAATAATATTTGTGAGCCGTGCCGCCGATGCCGCGAAACACGTCACAGCGCATAAAGTTGTCGACATATGAGCCGAAGCCGTCAATAATCTATCCAGGCAA
This window contains:
- a CDS encoding Mn2+ homeostasis protein Per1 (similar to Metarhizium robertsii ARSEF 23 XP_007820114.1), with amino-acid sequence MASGAGVCKTENCGPGKDHTPIPALRRLLLWNCASECDYTCQHIVTAQRVAAREPIVQFHGKWPFYRFLGMQEPFSVLFSLGNLYAHWDGLAKVRARIPASYSLRPFYVVLAHVGIASWIFSAIFHTRDFQLTEELDYFAAGANVLYGMYYTPIRIFRIDRPSPRRRSVLRAWTLLCVLLYVCHVAYLKGVRWDYTYNMAANIAAGIVQNILWSWFSITSFKKSGSLWSIVPGVVVAWVMFAMSMELFDFPPWLGCIDAHSLWHLLTIGPTILWYNFLLKDAQADIAGAERYKA
- a CDS encoding HLH transcription factor (similar to Metarhizium acridum CQMa 102 XP_007811645.1); translated protein: MPRPALPPTPGSSTDIKGQDGVQNLSSIHLSFELPPPAIHDASRISPIDTKHASSARTASYPATLTSSSPRAVYPLQAAETVKSRRRSSAAAKDTKDNSSFALPPPPTRSRKIIQMKPRAQEESAAEASSAKDKDSGRAGGKGAAGTAKTAANKNNQASADAIGGGAQGKKKQPSATSAAGRKIARKTAHSLIERRRRSKMNEEFAVLKSMIPACTGEMHKLAILQASIDYVRYLEDCVAKLKAQHGEKSREEAAHNSLPSIRDFHPTFHADPSGDVDMSDSDTASPLFTAQPDHAHPSISPGLQADGARHRHRQQSYSSVSTDQRHYSFSTSAGASPAFGPQPHGAYAQSSASGSTLTSPALNPQSDLDQEATAALLMLNNDRRGTNAGLNARGLSVRDLLST
- a CDS encoding delta-1-pyrroline-5-carboxylate dehydrogenase, mitochondrial precursor (similar to Aspergillus terreus NIH2624 XP_001208681.1), which produces MKSAVFGRAGAQSLRSVSKTSQRMSMGTLATFKTPKVANEPNHHYAKGSAQRQGLTAAIESFQKKVPIEVPVVVGGKEIKTSAVSHQLNPSDHASKVANYHTATTADVNKAIEAALAAKPAWEALPFSDRAAVFLKAADLIANKYRYEIMAATVLGQGKNAWQAEIDAAAELADFFRFNVHYAQELLTQQPEHNSPGLWNRLEYRPLEGFVYAVSPFNFTAIAGNLPGAPALMGNVVVWKPSDFAIASNWLVYQILLEAGLPKDVIQFVPGNPVEITKTVLAHKEFTGLHYTGSTAVFRQLYGAIGQGVAEGRYRSYPRIVGETGGKNFHLIHPSADIDNAVMHTIRGAFEFQGQKCSATSRLYVPKSIWPEFKQKLAAEVDKLNVGEPWNHTNFCGPVIHAASFKKLSGAIDEAKTDKEIQLVAGGKYDSSKGYFVHPTVFQTTNPAHKFLSTEFFGPILTTYVYDDAAPDAFGKACELVDSTSEYGLTGAVFASDREAIRFAEDKLRNAAGNFYINCKSTGAVVGQQAFGGARASGTDDKAGSSNLLTRFVNIRALKEEFNATTKVPYPSNEA
- a CDS encoding transcription factor btf3 (similar to Aspergillus niger CBS 513.88 XP_001392182.1), which codes for MASQHSADGQYDDPERNPHASASRWRHQESSAFRRHAGQAHPQARDPVSTEGTTGDLANFLNSSRVEPTGETNGGGNFQPITVAAAVSNGEQQQQQDGADADEGGRGELPADGKEVVCGPLLNYRRMEQNRWYGSVLVVTKGGGQDVLYQPSLVLRRVGEAASVASQNGVNGAVGQDANAVAAAQGTQFEGQRLYSDPRNTFWVFTIDVPIEAREVKYEYEIPDVRYSREHKPRVNSFFIPAADESMRVMFHSCNGFSVGTDEEAFSGAPLWKDVLRKHERIPFHVMLGGGDQIYNDGIRVNGPLRQWTDIRNPKKRAEFPFPESLRAECDDYYLKNYIRWYNSAPFALANGQIPQVNIWDDHDIIDGFGSYVDNFMRCDVFRGIGGTAHKYYLLFQHHLPPPPSTYTSDHVDANGDSPGPDPNQLINTFVAEPTLGHQYIRGLKPGPYVAEHSLNMFTRLGARMAMLGIDARTERTRHQVNYPETYKLIFERLRKELADAVSSGRPIKHLILLLGIPIAYPRLTWLENILRSPIIGPIKFLHRRFGVGGGLFNQFDGSVDLLDDLDDHYTAKTHKTERRNLVEGLQKIAAEFSVRITILGGDVHLAALGRFYSNPKLKLPVEKDNRYMANVVSSAIVNKPPPQAVANLLARRNKIHHLNGQTDETLLDFFNKDPGESTKTADHNHCTMPSRNFAMLTENSPNNAATSTNGEASVDGLAHEATTSFIGRDGHSEMHRGEVHAGTKHKSASDGHGRGNDGSLDIRINVEIDQHSAEGETEAYGLTVPLLQYEKPATPGSRPVTGRSTQANSEVATSQ